In Rhipicephalus microplus isolate Deutch F79 chromosome 7, USDA_Rmic, whole genome shotgun sequence, one genomic interval encodes:
- the LOC142767396 gene encoding lysosomal alpha-glucosidase-like, with the protein MRRRRTWYWLVFLIGVLSFLIVIQRPFDRLFRRRAAVKSWLLPRDSRSKDCTNVDVEARFDCHPDVGLSRASCERRGCCFHKPTPGGVGVAACFFPAGYNGYKIKRKLETASDVVIMKMRRIRPSGFPEDTSEIDVTASLFSQGVARITVTSHDDLYRTSVPAVPGQHEPTSRLLAIYTTKLGDVVVYRQGDRQILFETDLSRLVYTPRFVQLVTLLPTTNLYGLGLGRGPLQRSVLQPHVGFNRDLQALNGSEHFFHGSHPFYMGFDRLGTSFGVYFRTSAIFEVLGHVTPALTFRSLGGQVDVFVFGGPSPADVVRQYLDVVGRPAMPPFWALGLHASLPRLPPGFKHGPKHFFDESDWEDPLKPLLTNSNYYVDVAWLPVDVQRYTCEHGGHPETSHRRPFQRIVHTLVPTLSERPNPTTVCNMAVVEAQYLGLLLVNQAQEVLEDEVLETNVTSFVLDFAVPRYDIYLSKIFAQIYPRNPFDGLWLDRNEPTLLTAWPPGGCAMDGWDIIPYTPRTLLYEGPLNAHTLCMSQRLALGPHLLAHNAVPYLQAQAAYTVLAKTSGVRPFVVSRSSYSGIGKYAGHFIHGLRPTWEDLRQSIPMLLTASLLGMPLSGADVCGGEEFKMVSIEDEELCLTWFSLAVFYPLLRLSKAEIFLLQPSPFSNAFLSETSDMLDIRLSLRPYLYYLFHRSHVAGDTVMRPLFVEFPDDSTARNISDQFLWGPALMIIPFLEPRMRVRRAHIPEGVWYDFEMDSGAPSPPLISEAGGDSHMLHRRGTHRVLLLLRGGHVIPVSATPPAFTRDGQNPEYSLRVALDEQYQAKGSVYCDDGVSSGSYETGAYGLADIIFNQDTLLVVPRHAGFHCLPVRQVRIVGLPSHPPELVTLDGSPITHTVRQNQTVITDLALPFNKTSMIVLHWKRAPADSHPRTEKASLAGGPISGASISNDSSRSALMYGAYYNKTSNRACGVVLSTNVSGNDSCAQTK; encoded by the exons ATGAGGAGGAGACGCACCTGGTATTGGCTTGTATTCCTAATCGGCGTCCTCAGCTTCCTGATAGTCATTCAGAG ACCTTTCGACCGCCTGTTCCGGCGTCGCGCCGCCGTCAAGTCCTGGCTTCTCCCGCGGGACTCTCGCTCCAAGGACTGCACGAACGTGGACGTGGAGGCGCGCTTCGACTGCCACCCCGACGTCGGTCTGAGCCGCGCCTCGTGCGAGAGGCGAGGCTGCTGCTTCCACAAGCCGACACCCGGAGGCGTCGGTGTGGCGGCCTGCTTCTTTCCCGCCGGGTACAACGGTTACAAG ATCAAGCGCAAGCTGGAAACCGCGAGTGACGTGGTGATCATGAAGATGCGCCGCATCCGGCCTTCGGGATTCCCGGAAGACACCTCCGAGATCGATGTCACGGCTTCATTGTTCTCCCAAGGGGTCGCCCGGATTACG GTGACGTCACACGATGACCTGTACCGCACCAGCGTTCCCGCTGTTCCCGGCCAGCACGAGCCGACCTCGCGGTTGCTTGCAATCTACACGACCAAGCTCGGCGACGTGGTCGTGTACAGACAGGGAGACCGACAGATACT GTTTGAGACAGACCTCTCCCGACTGGTGTACACTCCGCGGTTCGTGCAGCTGGTGACGCTCTTGCCGACCACCAACCTGTATGGCCTCGGATTGGGCAGAGGACCCTTGCAGCGCAGCGTCCTCCAGCCTCACGTTGGATTCAATCGTGACCTGCAAGCGCTG AATGGCAGCGAGCACTTCTTCCACGGCAGCCACCCGTTCTACATGGGCTTTGACCGCCTGGGAACGAGCTTCGGCGTATATTTCCGAACCAGCGCCATATTTG AGGTGCTGGGTCACGTGACACCGGCGCTGACATTCCGCTCATTGGGCGGCCAGGTGGACGTGTTCGTGTTCGGCGGGCCGTCTCCGGCCGACGTAGTGCGCCAATACCTGGACGTTGTTGGGAGGCCTGCCATGCCACCGTTCTGGGCTCTGGGCCTCCACGCGTCCCTGCCCCGGCTGCCACCTGGCTTTAAGCATGGCCCTAAGCACTTCTTTGACGAAAGCGACTGGGAGGACCCTTTGAAGCCGCTACTCACTAACTCAAACTATTACGTG GACGTCGCGTGGCTTCCAGTCGACGTGCAGAGGTACACGTGCGAGCATGGCGGGCACCCCGAGACTTCGCATAGAAGGCCCTTTCAGCGCATTGTGCATACTCTG GTTCCAACCCTGAGCGAGAGACCCAACCCGACAACGGTGTGCAACATGGCGGTGGTCGAGGCCCAGTACTTGGGTCTCCTCCTTGTCAACCAGGCGCAGGAGGTGCTCGAGGACGAG gtaTTGGAAACTAACGTCACGAGTTTTGTATTGGACTTCGCAGTACCGCGATACGACATTTACCTCAGCAAGATCTTCGCTCAGATTTACCCCAGAAACCCGTTCGATGGCCTGTGGTTG GACCGCAACGAACCGACTCTGTTGACCGCCTGGCCACCGGGTGGCTGCGCAATGGACGGCTGGGACATCATACCGTACACGCCCAGAACGCTGCTCTACGAGGGACCCCTGAACGCTCACACGCTGTGCATGTCCCAGCGTCTGGCACTGGGGCCCCATCTGTTGGCACACAACGCCGTACCCTATCTGCAGGCGCAGGCAGCCTACAC TGTCCTCGCCAAAACCTCTGGAGTGCGGCCATTCGTCGTGAGCCGATCGAGCTACTCGGGCATCGGGAAGTACGCCGGTCACTTTATTCACGGTCTCCGTCCCACGTGGGAAGATCTGCGCCAAAGTATTCCTA TGTTGCTGACGGCCAGCCTGCTGGGAATGCCGCTGAGCGGCGCCGATGTCTGCGGTGGCGAGGAATTCAAGATGGTTTCCATCGAAGACGAGGAACTGTGTCTCACGTGGTTCTCGTTGGCCGTCTTCTACCCTTTGCTGCGGCTGAGCAAAGCCGAGATTTTC CTGTTGCAGCCGTCACCTTTCTCGAACGCCTTCCTGTCCGAGACGTCGGACATGCTGGACATTCGGCTCTCGTTGCGTCCCTACCTGTATTACctgtttcaccgaagccacgtcGCGGGTGACACCGTCATGAGACCGCTCTTTGTCGA atttccAGATGATTCTACGGCACGAAACATCAGCGACCAATTTCTTTGGGGACCTGCCCTGATGATAATTCCTTTCTTGGAACCG AGAATGCGCGTTCGGCGCGCCCACATTCCTGAGGGCGTGTGGTACGACTTCGAGATGGACTCCGGCGCACCGTCGCCACCGCTGATCTCGGAAGCCGGGGGTGACAGCCACATGCTACACCGGCGCGGTACTCACCGCGTGTTGCTGCTGCTCCGCGGAGGACACGTCATTCCCGTCTCAGCCACGCCGCCTGCATTCACACG TGACGGCCAGAACCCCGAGTATTCGCTGCGCGTCGCCTTGGACGAGCAATATCAGGCCAAGGGAAGCGTCTACTGTGACGACGGCGTCTCTTCAG GTTCTTACGAGACTGGAGCTTATGGGCTGGCGGACATTATATTTAACCAG GATACACTGCTGGTGGTTCCCCGCCACGCTGGTTTCCATTGCCTCCCAGTGCGACAGGTGAGGATCGTGGGCCTGCCCTCGCATCCTCCGGAGCTGGTGACCCTGGATGGCTCGCCGATCACCCACACCGTTCGGCAGAATCAG